Proteins encoded by one window of Cloeon dipterum chromosome 2, ieCloDipt1.1, whole genome shotgun sequence:
- the LOC135936799 gene encoding uncharacterized protein LOC135936799, which translates to MTLKSAFSLLLLLLALAACAALAAKDRIPAPYFTDGENLSAENCGVGEKYWVAEVSFRSKIVCFGAIISHRTILTNACDLQTDDIRDVSVHIAKECVKISSNTGYGKCAGIIDIKVREVVLINSDLLEERAYEFPIYILRTKNKMPANISPICLFNRGNQMDLVEDPQSKYSSLATPAIGPETNRTSYVQIIFTSKLLSGLNIVSDDNCLEYSRKHHVEIAQPSLQTRFVCVRQQKYRKHVHGSLLFLVNVYQGRSFIRGMTAYSDLKNGNITYTAYIDILPYVESIVRNSDDMSVLSPVPPVKSIRAFRSPDDLSFPNCGLKSRVVRSRRETGDEVEEIRSRQLILAGSRAQRGAHPWHATVEGLGFSCGGSLISKRAVLTAAHCIEGQKAEDFEVTIGMYDKTLRHSADIQIKTPSRLKIHPKYSRGKFHYDVGLMIFEKGFELTDHVRPICLWNEDTNLDAVAGKSALVVGYGYFKNYSHPETLQEAEIPIRSHLECYHSLRKYYGARLKPGDNFCAGYTNGTNVCNGDSGSSLSLEKDGRWFIRGIVSFAKSKKVQINDAEAKVCDPDAFPLFSDVAYYIDWIVHNTPDIYFDYSG; encoded by the exons ATGACGCTGAAAAGCGCCTTTtcgcttcttcttcttcttctagCCCTTGCAGCTTGCGCCGCTCTGGCCGCGAAGGATCGCATCCCAGCACCGT ACTTCACCGATGGAGAGAATTTGAGTGCTGAGAACTGTGGCgttggagaaaaatattggGTAGCGGAAGTATCATTCCGCTcgaaaattgtttgctttggAGCAATTATATCCCACAGGACTATTCTCACGA ACGCATGCGATTTGCAGACGGATGATATCAGAGAT GTATCGGTTCACATCGCCAAAGAATGTGTAAAAATAAGCAGTAATACCGGTTATGGAAAATGCGCTGGAATCATTGATATCAAG GTGAGAGAAGTGGTTTTGATAAACAGCGATCTCTTGGAAGAACGAGCGTACGAATTTCCGATCTACATtctaagaacaaaaaataagatgCCAGCTAATATTTCTccaatttgtttgttcaaCCGCGGCAATCAAATGGACTTGGTAGAGGATCCCCAATCAAAGTACTCTTCTTTGGCGACGCCGGCAATT gGTCCAGAAACGAATCGAACATCGtatgttcaaattatttttacttcaaagCTTTTGTCAGGATTAAATATCGTGTCCGATGACAATTGTCTGGAATACTCACGCAAGCATCATGTAGAGATTGCCCAGCCCTCTCTTCAAACCCGGTTCGTGTGCGTGCGTCAACAGAAATATCGAAAGCACGTTCATG GAAGCTTATTATTCCTCGTGAATGTCTACCAGGGAAGGTCCTTCATTAGAGGCATGACAGCTTATTCCGATTTAAAAAACGGAAATATCACGTATACAGCATATATCGATATTCTGCCTTACGTCGAATCCATCGTGCGGAACTCGGATGACATGTCAGTACTATCCCCCGTTCCACCTGTAAAGTCAATCAGAG CTTTTAGGAGTCCTGACGACCTGAGCTTCCCGAATTGCGGACTGAAATCAAGAGTGGTTCGGAGCAGACGGGAGACAGGAGACGAGGTTGAAGAAATCAGGTCGCGCCAGTTGATATTGGCCGGAAGCAGAGCCCAACGCGGCGCACACCCATGGCATGCTACAGTCGAGGGCCTTGGTTTCTCGTGCGGTGGAAGTCTCATATCGAAAAGGGCGGTTTTGACag CCGCTCACTGTATCGAAGGACAAAAAGCTGAGGACTTTGAAGTCACCATTGGGATGTATGACAAGACTCTGAGGCATTCTGCTGACATTCAGATTAAAACA CCCAGCAGGCTGAAAATTCATCCAAAGTACTCGAGAGGGAAGTTCCACTACGACGTCGGTCTCATGATTTTCGAAAAAGGATTTGAACTGACCGATCACGTACGCCCGATTTGTCTGTGGAACGAAGACACCAATCTTGACGCCGTCGCCGGAAAATCCGCTTTG GTGGTTGGCTACggatattttaagaattactCTCACCCTGAGACGCTGCAAGAGGCTGAAATACCGATAAGATCACACTTGGAGTGCTACCACAGTCTGAGGAAATATTACGGAGCGCGATTGAAGCCTGGAGACAATTTTTGCGCTGGTTATACAAACG GTACAAACGTGTGCAACGGAGACAGTGGCAGCAGCCTCTCACTGGAAAAAGACGGAAGGTGGTTTATTAGAGGCATTGTCAGCTTTGCCAAATCAAAAAAAGTCCAAATTAATGACGCAGAAGCCAAAGTGTGCGATCCTGACGCTTTTCCCTTGTTCTCTGACGTGGCTTATTACATCGATTGGATTGTGCACAACACCCCTGACATCTATTTCGACTATTCCGGCTGA
- the LOC135937588 gene encoding G-protein coupled receptor Mth2-like: protein MVCVRSVLVCSAILAATAANPCKQLQNGTLNNDQGVENDGACSCPGDKPCLRLCNTSLDADGGFNESFRNENISIQLENLEKNSSHQVLLFDHFALVPESNCQRALESLEEIIFTVNGSIQSSDVGWLLHPEEFCVTQINDSLEVFVCSNSNEEKGWRFYLYPPFFILSAVCLALTLFAYQFCQETKTLHEKAIYCQSTALFFSFVTLTINYLTGDTSHIYVCKILAYTNYFFLLASFFWLNVMCIDIFLTFRSLTRVTRPKYWQASIYAWGIPFLLLVTTIVFDQKTKGPYSPGIGENSCWFNGILAEVIYFHGLVMALLLINLVLFGLTAYHLWIVSAESKRVLQSPESGKQKASSDRTRQDSDRFILFIKLFLLMGCTWLMEIVSWAVGGDESIWYFPDVINSTRGVLVFWFCVWSKKALRKSLLQMLCKCATKEKKEASDQNSTEVNVNNSSFSGSSLTLQSERILAELIYFHGPVIALLLINLVLFGLTAYNLWIVSSESKRVLQSPESGKQKASSDQALQESDRFVLFIKLFLLMGCTWLMEIVSWAVGGDEIIWFLPDVINSTRGVFVFWFCVWSKKALRKSLFRFLCKCVKNEKKQLSEHNSTEIIVNDTSIYGSYREIYGQW, encoded by the exons GTCTTGATGCAGACGGAGGTTTCAATGAATCATTCAGGAACGAAAATATAAGCATTCAGCTGGAAAATTTGGAGAAGAATTCCTCCCACCAAGTCCTTCTGTTTGACCACTTTGCGTTAGTTCCCGAGTCAAATTGCCAGAGAGCATTAGAATCTctagaagaaataattttcaccgtcaACGGCAGCATTCAATCAAGCGACGTCGGATGGCTGCTCCATCCAGAAGAGTTTTGTGTTACTCAAAtc AATGATTCTCTGGAGGTTTTTGTGTGTTCCAATTCCAATGAAGAAAAAGGTTGGCGGTTTTACCTGTATCCGCCGTTTTTCATCCTGAGCGCAGTTTGCCTGGCGCTCACCTTGTTCGCCTACCAATTTTGTCAAGAGACGAAAACGCTGCACGAAAAAGCCATTTACTGCCAATCGACCGCCCTTTTCTTCTCGTTCGTCACCCTGACAATAAATTACCTCACTGGCGATACGTCCCATATTTATGTCTGCAAAATTCTAG cTTACACGAATTACTTCTTCCTGCTGGCGTCGTTTTTCTGGCTTAATGTCATGTGTATCGACATTTTCCTCACCTTCAG GAGTTTGACCAGAGTTACTAGACCCAAGTATTGGCAGGCGTCGATATACGCTTGGGGAATTCCTTTCCTGCTTTTAGTAACCACAATCGTGTTTGACCAGAAAACTAAAGGGCCCTACAGCCCAGGCATTGGAGAAAATTCCTGCTGGTTTAAtg GAATTTTGGCGGAAGTTATCTACTTTCACGGGCTTGTGATGGCTCTGCTGCTGATAAATCTAGTTCTATTTGGATTAACTGCCTACCATTTGTGGATCGTGAGCGCCGAGTCAAAACGCGTCCTGCAATCACCCGAGAGCGGCAAGCAGAAg gcTTCTTCGGATCGAACACGGCAGGACAGCGACCGATTCATTTTGttcatcaaattatttttactgatgGGATGCACGTGGCTGATGGAAATCGTTTCTTGGGCAGTCGGCGGCGACGAAAGCATTTGGTATTTTCCAGACGTGATCAACAGCACTCGCGGCGTGCTCGTCTTTTGGTTCTGCGTGTGGTCGAAAAAGGCGTTGCGCAAATCACTGCTTCAAATGCTCTGCAAATGCGCGACAAAGGAGAAGAAAGAAGCGAGTGATCAAAATTCGACTGAGGTTAATGTCAACAACTCGTCGTTTTCCGGCAGTTCGTTAACGTTGCAAAGTGAAA gaATTTTAGCGGAATTAATCTACTTCCACGGGCCTGTGATCGCTCTGCTGctgataaatttagttttatttggATTAACAGCCTACAATTTGTGGATCGTGAGCTCCGAGTCAAAACGCGTCCTGCAATCACCTGAGAGCGGCAAGCAGAAG gcTTCTTCGGATCAAGCGCTGCAGGAGAGCGACCGGTTCGTTCTGTtcatcaaattgtttttactgaTGGGCTGCACGTGGCTGATGGAAATCGTTTCTTGGGCAGTCGGCGGCGACGAGATCATCTGGTTCCTGCCGGACGTGATCAACAGCACTCGCGGCGTGTTCGTCTTTTGGTTCTGCGTGTGGTCCAAAAAGGCGTTGCGCAAATCGCTGTTCCGGTTTCTCTGCAAATGTGtgaaaaatgagaagaaaCAACTGAGTGAACACAATTCGACTGAGATTATTGTCAACGACACGTCGATTTATGGCAGTTACCGTGAGATATACGGCCAATGGTGA